A part of Emys orbicularis isolate rEmyOrb1 chromosome 13, rEmyOrb1.hap1, whole genome shotgun sequence genomic DNA contains:
- the RFNG gene encoding beta-1,3-N-acetylglucosaminyltransferase radical fringe isoform X2 produces MTLSCIGLSKICFLLSVTFCAFLLLLIPKFQTTWRHRGYPQPRPPHPFNASCKSEFHHPQAEPSSTGHLDSEGTDIAHSVKDETVEKWGDYSLRAGGSSLKLEEQDGSPTSPLQTMLKDHHGPAGDSIKENLELKDIFIAVKTTRKYHKTRLDLLFQTWISQAKRQTFIFTDWEDRELRLRADHMINTNCSAVHTRQALCCKMSVEYDKFLESGRKWFCHVDDDNYVNPQNLLRLLSAFSHSQDVYVGRPSLDHPIEAADHVRSDGSTTVKFWFATGGAGFCISRGLALKMSPWASLGNFISTAERVRLPDDCTIGYIIEGLLEVKLLHSPLFHSHLENLQRLRGESVLQQVTLSYGGPENKHNVVSVAEVFGLQQDPTRFRSVHCLLYPDTTWCPTKNIL; encoded by the exons ATGACACTTTCCTGCATTGGGCTCAGTAAAATCTGCTTCCTGCTGTCCGTGACCTTCTGTGCTTTCCTTCTCCTGCTAATCCCCAAATTCCAGACTACCTGGAGACATAGGGGCTATCCACAACCCCGTCCACCACATCCTTTTAATGCTTCCTGCAAAAGTGAGTTCCACCACCcgcaggcagagcccagctcaacaGGCCATTTGGACAGTGAGGGAACTGATATTGCACACAGTGTGAAAGATGAAACTGTAGAAAAATGGGGGGATTACAGCCTACGTGCTGGGGGATCCAGCCTTAAACTTGAGGAGCAGGATGGGAGCCCCACCAGTCCTCTTCAAACTATGTTGAAGGACCACCATGGACCTGCAGGTGATTCCATTAAGGAGAATCTGGAGCTGAAGgatatttttattgctgtgaAAACTACAAGAAAGTATCATAAAACTAGGCTGGACTTGCTCTTCCAAACCTGGATTTCACAGGCCAAAAGACAG ACGTTTATATTCACAGATTGGGAGGACCGTGAACTGCGCCTAAGAGCAG ATCACATGATCAACACCAACTGCTCTGCTGTTCACACCCGCCAGGCACTCTGCTGCAAGATGTCTGTGGAATACGATAAATTCCTCGAATCTGGGAGAAA ATGGTTTTGCCATGTGGATGATGACAACTATGTGAATCCACAGAATCTCCTGCGCCTCTTGTCTGCCTTCTCACACAGCCAGGATGTATATGTGGGGAGGCCAAGCCTGGACCACCCCATTGAGGCAGCTGACCATGTCCGGAGTGATGGATCA ACAACTGTGAAGTTCTGGTTTGCCACAGGTGGAGCAGGGTTCTGTATCAGCAGGGGCCTTGCCCTGAAGATGAGTCCCTGGGCCAG CTTGGGTAACTTCATCAGCACTGCAGAGAGGGTGCGTCTTCCTGATGACTGCACCATCGGTTACATCATCGAGGGGCTGCTGGAGGTGAAGCTGCTGCACAGCCCCTTGTTCCATTCCCATCTGGAGAATCTGCAGAGACTACGAGGCGAGTCAGTGCTGCAGCAG GTCACCCTGAGTTATGGGGGCCCTGAGAACAAACACAATGTTGTGAGTGTGGCAGAAGTGTTTGGCTTGCAGCAAGATCCAACCCG ATTCAgatctgtccattgtcttctctacCCTGACACTACCTGGTGTCCCACTAAAAATATACTGTGA
- the RFNG gene encoding beta-1,3-N-acetylglucosaminyltransferase radical fringe isoform X1: MTLSCIGLSKICFLLSVTFCAFLLLLIPKFQTTWRHRGYPQPRPPHPFNASCKSEFHHPQAEPSSTGHLDSEGTDIAHSVKDETVEKWGDYSLRAGGSSLKLEEQDGSPTSPLQTMLKDHHGPAGDSIKENLELKDIFIAVKTTRKYHKTRLDLLFQTWISQAKRQTFIFTDWEDRELRLRAGDHMINTNCSAVHTRQALCCKMSVEYDKFLESGRKWFCHVDDDNYVNPQNLLRLLSAFSHSQDVYVGRPSLDHPIEAADHVRSDGSTTVKFWFATGGAGFCISRGLALKMSPWASLGNFISTAERVRLPDDCTIGYIIEGLLEVKLLHSPLFHSHLENLQRLRGESVLQQVTLSYGGPENKHNVVSVAEVFGLQQDPTRFRSVHCLLYPDTTWCPTKNIL, translated from the exons ATGACACTTTCCTGCATTGGGCTCAGTAAAATCTGCTTCCTGCTGTCCGTGACCTTCTGTGCTTTCCTTCTCCTGCTAATCCCCAAATTCCAGACTACCTGGAGACATAGGGGCTATCCACAACCCCGTCCACCACATCCTTTTAATGCTTCCTGCAAAAGTGAGTTCCACCACCcgcaggcagagcccagctcaacaGGCCATTTGGACAGTGAGGGAACTGATATTGCACACAGTGTGAAAGATGAAACTGTAGAAAAATGGGGGGATTACAGCCTACGTGCTGGGGGATCCAGCCTTAAACTTGAGGAGCAGGATGGGAGCCCCACCAGTCCTCTTCAAACTATGTTGAAGGACCACCATGGACCTGCAGGTGATTCCATTAAGGAGAATCTGGAGCTGAAGgatatttttattgctgtgaAAACTACAAGAAAGTATCATAAAACTAGGCTGGACTTGCTCTTCCAAACCTGGATTTCACAGGCCAAAAGACAG ACGTTTATATTCACAGATTGGGAGGACCGTGAACTGCGCCTAAGAGCAG GAGATCACATGATCAACACCAACTGCTCTGCTGTTCACACCCGCCAGGCACTCTGCTGCAAGATGTCTGTGGAATACGATAAATTCCTCGAATCTGGGAGAAA ATGGTTTTGCCATGTGGATGATGACAACTATGTGAATCCACAGAATCTCCTGCGCCTCTTGTCTGCCTTCTCACACAGCCAGGATGTATATGTGGGGAGGCCAAGCCTGGACCACCCCATTGAGGCAGCTGACCATGTCCGGAGTGATGGATCA ACAACTGTGAAGTTCTGGTTTGCCACAGGTGGAGCAGGGTTCTGTATCAGCAGGGGCCTTGCCCTGAAGATGAGTCCCTGGGCCAG CTTGGGTAACTTCATCAGCACTGCAGAGAGGGTGCGTCTTCCTGATGACTGCACCATCGGTTACATCATCGAGGGGCTGCTGGAGGTGAAGCTGCTGCACAGCCCCTTGTTCCATTCCCATCTGGAGAATCTGCAGAGACTACGAGGCGAGTCAGTGCTGCAGCAG GTCACCCTGAGTTATGGGGGCCCTGAGAACAAACACAATGTTGTGAGTGTGGCAGAAGTGTTTGGCTTGCAGCAAGATCCAACCCG ATTCAgatctgtccattgtcttctctacCCTGACACTACCTGGTGTCCCACTAAAAATATACTGTGA